The Bacteroides sp. genomic interval CCTCAAATGCCTTTACAGGCCCCTCAACGGGTTCTGTAATGCTATGCCAGGCCATGTCGTTAAGGCCAAAGCCCAGTTGCCTCATTGCCGCAAAGGCTGCGTGAAAGTTCTGGGTGGCCACAATCTTCTCCAGCATTTCGGCTGGGATTTTTTCACCGGTAAGATAATGCCTGGCAAAAAGGTCGAGATATTCCTTTTCCACGGCCCAGTTTTCCATAATCTGGGAGGGCAGCTCCACAAAATCGCGGAAAACGCTGGTCCCCGACAAGTCGGCATAAGTCACCTGCGAAAACATCCCGTGAAGGGCATGGCCAAATTCATGCAGGAAGGTGTTAAACTCCCCGTGGGTCAACAGGGAAGGCTTGGTTGCCGATGGGCGTGTAAAGTTGCAAACAAGGGAAATATGGGGTCTATTATCGACACCATCAATCCGTTCCTGTTCACGGAAGCCAGTCATCCAGGCCCCGGCGCTTTTTCCTTCGCGTGGGAAGAAATCCAGGAATAAAATAGCCAGGAATGTGTCCTGTTCATCGTATACTTCATAGGCGGTTACCTCAGGGTGATAAACCGGGATATCCTGGTTGGGAACAAAGCGCAGGCCCCACAGCTTTCCGGCCAATTCAAATACCCCTTTTTTCACCTGTTCCAGTTCAAAATAAGGCCTCAGCAACTCCTGATCAAAGTCAAACCTTGCCTTACGCATTTTCTCTGCATAATAATACCAGTCCCAGTATTCGATCAGATGATCTGCCCCCAGTGTAAGGGCCAGTTGCTGCACCTCATCCAGGTCTTTCAAGGCTTTAGGTTTAGCCGCTTCCAGCAATTCTTTAAGAAAATCGTTAACAGCTTTCGGGGTACCGGCCATGCGTTCTTCCAGCACAAAATGAGCATGGGTCTCATATCCCAGGATGCGTGCCCTTTCAAGCCTGAGGTTGGCGATCTGCCTCACCACCTCCCGGTTGTCGTATTGGTTTCCACGGTATCCCCTTTGGTTGGCTGCCCTGAATACCTTTTCGCGCAATTCCCGGCGGTCGGCATATTGCAGGAAAGGCCACATGCTTGGGGCTTTCAGGGTAATCACCCAACCCGATAAATTCCGCTTTTTTGCTTCTTCTGCAGCTGCTTCCAGCTGCGATTCGGGCAATCCTGAAAGGTCTGAAGGATCTTCAAGCTGAAGGAACCAGTCATTGGTTTCCGCCAAAACATTGTCATCAAATTTCAGTGACAATTCACTCAGCTGCCTGGAGATCTCCCGCAACCTGGCCTTCCTGGTGTCATCCAGCCCGGCACCGTTCCTGACGAACATTTTATAGGTTTTCTCCAGCAGGGTCATTTCTTCCGCATTGATTCCCAATCCCTGCCGCTTTGCATAAACAAGCTGCACCCGTTCAAAAAGTGCCTGGTTAAACAGTATGTCGTTGTGGTAATCGGCGAGAAGGGGGGCTACTTCCCTTGCGATGGCCTGCATCTCCGGGCTGGTCTCGGCATCATTCAGGGGATAAAAAACATTGCTCACCCAGTCCAGCATCCTGCCGCTATGCGAAAGGGCTGCAATGGTGTTATCAAAATCAGGGGCTGCTGCATTGCTTACAATGCCTTCAACCTCCTTTAAACCCAGCTCGATGCCTGCCCTGAAAGCCGGAACATAATGTTCTGTTCTAATCTCACCAAAGGGGGGCGTGCCAAAAGACGTACAAAATTCTTTAAACAGAGGATTATTTTCAGTTGAATTGATTTTTTGTGCCATTTCGATAATAAGAATTTAACCGATATATAATTTTGATACCCACATAACCAGGGCCATCTTGAGCTGACCTTTTGCTTCACTAAAACGAAACCCGGAAAGTCATAAAAAGTTTGTGTCTCAGATAAACTGAATGACATTCCTGAACTCCCCATGCAAAAAACAAGCCAGGCTGAAAAGGTGCAAGTTTAGCAATTATTTTCCTGACATTTTCCTGCCACATGCCAGCGGATAAAATACCCGTAGTTTTCCACCGGTTAGAATTGCCTGTTTTTGTCTTAGGGAAAATACACAAAACGCTGACTTAATAGGCGATTACAACAAATAATTTTACAAAAAATTGATGTCTTCCGGCAAGTTGTGTCGTGACAAGCAGGAAAAACGTCAGCAAAGTATTCCAACATGGGGCGAATTTTACGATTTCTTCACGGAAGCGTTTCAGCATTATTTCTTGTGCTGATTCTTCATATTGGCGCATCAGCGCAAAACACCACCTTTTTTTACGAAGGATTTGAGGACAACGGTGAGAACCTTCCAACAGGCTGGGTCAACGCCATGGTGGTGGGTAACGAAAGCTGGCTAATTGGGGAAGGAGCAGGACCTTTTCCAGAGGGCCAGGTTGGATTGCCCGACACGGCAGCCTTTGGAGAACGGAACGCCTTTTTCAGGGTACCTTCCTTTAATCCCTATATCAGCCGTCTGATCACCCCTGCCATTGACCTTGAATTTGCCGTTAACCCTGAACTGACCTTCTGGCATGCCCAGGTGCCTCGTGATGGCTCCAATGCCAAACTGGGGGTTTACATTGCCACCAGCCCTACAGGCCCCTGGACCCTCATTGCCAGTTACCAGAATCCCGTAAACCAATGGATTGAAAGGGTTTTATCTCTCCCCGGAAGCACCAATACCCTTTATCTGGCATTTGAAGGACACTCCGGCCAGGGTTTGGGAGGAAGTGTATGTGTGGATGAAGTAACCATTGTTGAAACCGGAACCTTGCCCCGGGAACTTTCGGCAGTCAACAGCTATCAGCCCACCACCTTCCTGGTTCATACCGGATCGCAAAACAATGAAGTACTGAAGACAGAACTGAGGGTCATCGGGAATACCGGCACCCTGACCCTTGAAAGTTTTAAGGTGGTGTCCCTGAATACCAGCGATGCTGACATTCCCCCGCAGGGAGTGAAATTATGGTATACCACCAATGAGAACTTCACCAACCCCCATCAATTGGGCACCGCTCAAAGCTTCTCAAACGGACAGGTTATTTTCAACCAGTTGAACCACACCCTTCCCACGGGCTATTCCTATTTATGGGTGACCTGCGATGTTGGCACGAATGCCCAGCCCGGGAATTATATAGATGTCAAATTGCCCGCCAATGGCATTACCGTAAACGGGCAAGCCCATCCTTCAGCAGAACAGGATCCTACAGGAACAAGGAAGATTTACGAAACCATTTTCTACGATGATTTCGAACTGGACAAAGGCTGGTCGCTTACCGGCGAGTGGCAGCGTGCAGAGCCTCAGGGACTGGGAGGCCAACAGGAAACCCAGTCGAACACTTCAGGACCCGCTGGTCCCGACTTTGCCGTCAGCGGCACCAAAGTCATCGGAACAGACATAACTGGTCTTGGGACCTATCCAGGGAACTACGAGCCCATGCTCCCCCCCTTGGCTTATGTAGCTACCACACCTGAGATCAGCACGGATTTTTATGCAGATGTAAGACTTAGTTTTCAACGTTGGCTGAATGTGCACCTGTTTGACAATGCGAGCATCGATATCAGTACAGATAATGGTGTCACCTGGACTACAATCTGGGACAACCAGCAGGTTCAAAATACCTCGACCTGGAACCAGATCTCTTACGTAGTTCCCCGGGCAAACCGTCAGCCCTCCGTTCGCTTCCGTTTCACCCTGGGTGAGACTGGCGGTACCAACCTGCAGAGCGGATGGCACCTTGACAACCTGGTGGTGACAGGAACCTATGTTACCACCGATGTGGGCATCAGCGCCCTCATCGCCCCCTTCAATACGTGCAACCTTACCAGCCAGGAAGAAGTCACGGTTACCATCACCAATTTTGGCGCCAGCGCCACCCCTTCCGTGATTCCGGTGGCCTATTCCATTGATAACGGGCAAAGCTGGCAACGCGATACCCTCAGGACTTCCATCCCCGTCGGGGAAAGCCATAACTTCACCTTTGGCCCCCGCGCTGACTTTTCTGTCCCGGGAATTTATGATAACATCTTGCTCAAAACCGAACTGGCAGGCGATCAGGATGACACCAACGACCTGCTGCAAACCAGTGTATTCTCCTTGCCTGTTTTCATTCCTGCCTATTCCGAAGACTTTCAGGAGAGCGACCATTACTGGGCTTCCTATGGTGACAACAGCTCACTGATCCTGGGAACCCCTATGGGAGGAGTAATCGATGAGGCAGCCTCAGGCAGCTTCTCGTGGGTTACCAACCCTTTCGGAAATTACCAACCCAACGAACTATCCTGGGTGGAAAGCCCCTGCTTCGACTTCAGCGGGATGCCCAACCCCGTGCTTGATTTCTTCCTGAATTACCATCTCCCCAATGGCCTTGACGGCGCTGCCATCGATTATTCAATTGATGGTGGTCAAACCTGGTCTCGCCTGGAGCCCCGCAGCCCCGACCTGGCCTGGTACTGGTATAACCACAACAATATTTCGGCCCTGGCCAGCAAGACTGGCAACGGAAGGGGTTGGAGCGGCCTTAGCAATGGCTGGCTGAACCCGCGCATTGTATTGCCCGAAGAGGTTGGCAACCAGAGCTCTGTTAGGTTCAGGCTGATCTTCGCTTCCCAGGAAGTCGCCCTCGATTTTGAAGGCGTGGCTTTTGACATGGTCAGCGTTTATGGGGCGCAGCATGATGTGGGTGTAACCGCATTCATGGAACCCCTCACCAGCTGCAGCCTCAGCGATGTTCAGAATGTTACCGTTGCTGTTGAAAACCTGGGGATCAACACCATCCCGGCTGGCACACAAATTCCCGTGGGGCTCGATTACCATACTGAAAACATTAGCCTTCTGGAGACATTAACTGTGGAAGAAGCGCTCTCTCCAGGAGAGAATGCTTTATTTACTTTTTCGCAGGCTTTCGACATGTCGGCAATAGGGAT includes:
- a CDS encoding M3 family metallopeptidase, with amino-acid sequence MAQKINSTENNPLFKEFCTSFGTPPFGEIRTEHYVPAFRAGIELGLKEVEGIVSNAAAPDFDNTIAALSHSGRMLDWVSNVFYPLNDAETSPEMQAIAREVAPLLADYHNDILFNQALFERVQLVYAKRQGLGINAEEMTLLEKTYKMFVRNGAGLDDTRKARLREISRQLSELSLKFDDNVLAETNDWFLQLEDPSDLSGLPESQLEAAAEEAKKRNLSGWVITLKAPSMWPFLQYADRRELREKVFRAANQRGYRGNQYDNREVVRQIANLRLERARILGYETHAHFVLEERMAGTPKAVNDFLKELLEAAKPKALKDLDEVQQLALTLGADHLIEYWDWYYYAEKMRKARFDFDQELLRPYFELEQVKKGVFELAGKLWGLRFVPNQDIPVYHPEVTAYEVYDEQDTFLAILFLDFFPREGKSAGAWMTGFREQERIDGVDNRPHISLVCNFTRPSATKPSLLTHGEFNTFLHEFGHALHGMFSQVTYADLSGTSVFRDFVELPSQIMENWAVEKEYLDLFARHYLTGEKIPAEMLEKIVATQNFHAAFAAMRQLGFGLNDMAWHSITEPVEGPVKAFEAAAMEPARLFPPVSDTLISASFAHIFAGGYAAGYYGYKWAEVLDADAFKLFKERGIFDRETAGSFREHILSKGGSEHPMLLYKRFRGSEPTIEALLEREGLS